From Chionomys nivalis chromosome 21, mChiNiv1.1, whole genome shotgun sequence, a single genomic window includes:
- the LOC130863897 gene encoding cytochrome c oxidase subunit 4 isoform 1, mitochondrial produces MLAARALSLIGKRAISTSVCVRAHGSVVKSEDYALPSYVDRRDYPLPDVAHVKQLSASQKALKEKEKADWSSLSRDEKVQLYRIQFNESFAEMNRSTNEWKTVVGLAMFFIGFTALVLIWEKHYVYGPIPHTFDRDWVAMQTKRMLDMKANPIQGFSAKWDYDKNEWKK; encoded by the exons atgTTGGCTGCAAGGGCACTTAGCCTAATTGGCAAGAGAGCCATTTCCACCTCGGTGTGTGTTCGAGCACATG GGAGTGTTGTGAAGAGTGAAGACTATGCTCTCCCTAGTTATGTTGATCGGCGTGACTACCCCTTGCCTGATGTGGCACATGTTAAGCAGCTGTCTGCCAGCCAGAAGGCcctgaaggagaaggagaaggcagaCTGGAGCAGCCTGTCCAGGGATGAGAAAGTCCAAT TGTACCGAATCCAGTTTAATGAGAGCTTCGCTGAGATGAACAGGAGCACCAACGAGTGGAAAACAGTTGTGGGCCTGGCTATGTTCTTTATTGGCTTCACTGCACTTGTTCTGATTTGGGAGAAGCACTATG TGTACGGCCCTATCCCTCATACATTTGATCGTGACTGGGTAGCCATGCAGACCAAGCGGATGCTGGACATGAAGGCCAACCCCATTCAGGGCTTCTCTGCCAAGTGGGACTACGACAAGAACGAGTGGAAGAAGTGA
- the Emc8 gene encoding ER membrane protein complex subunit 8, translated as MPGVKLTTQAYCKMVLHGAKYPHCAVNGLLVAERQRPRKEHPPGSGSHTLFVDCIPLFHGTLALAPMLEVALTLIDSWCKENSYVIAGYYQANERVKDASPNQVAEKVASRIAEGFSDTALIMVDNAKFTMDCAAPTIHVYEHHENRWRCRDPHHDYCEDWPEAQRILASLLDSRSYETLVDFDNHLDDIRNDWTNPEINKAVLHLC; from the exons ATGCCGGGCGTGAAGCTGACTACCCAGGCCTACTGCAAGATGGTGCTACACGGCGCCAAGTACCCGCACTGCGCGGTCAACGGGCTTCTGGTGGCCGAGAGGCAGAGGCCGCGCAAGGAGCATCCGCCGGGCTCAGGCAGCCACACTCTCTTCGTGGACTGCATCCCGCTTTTCCACGGCACGCTGGCCCTGGCGCCCATGCTGGAGGTGGCACTCACCCTG ATCGACTCATGGTGCAAAGAAAACAGCTATGTGATCGCCGGCTATTATCAAGCTAATGAGCGTGTGAAAGATGCCAG CCCAAACCAGGTGGCAGAGAAGGTGGCCTCCAGGATCGCTGAGGGCTTCAGTGACACTGCACTCATCATG GTGGACAATGCCAAGTTCACAATGGACTGCGCAGCACCTACAATCCATGTCTACGAGCACCATGAGAACAGGTGGcgatgcagagacccacacca CGACTACTGTGAGGATTGGCCGGAGGCACAGAGGATCTTAGCATCGCTCCTGGACAGCCGCTCCTATGAAACACTTGTGGATTTTGATAACCACCTGGATGACATTCGGAACGACTGGACAAACCCTGAGATCAACAAAGCAGTTCTGCACCTGTGCTAG